In Acanthopagrus latus isolate v.2019 chromosome 23, fAcaLat1.1, whole genome shotgun sequence, the genomic window GCAGGTGAAGAACAGGCATACAAACAgagcggggagggagggggggctttCTCAACACGAAagatttggatgtttttgttgaaactgCACGATGTTCGTCCCTGCCTCAGACCGTTTCTTGCTCTCCCGAGgcaacacatctgcacacattcACTGAGCCACTCCTCTAATGTCATTGGATGACATTGGATCCCGTGCAtctcactgttgtgtttttataatgaGAGGTAGGGAATGCAGTGGATGCTGTAGGTAgcttagctgtgtgtgtgtgcacttcatAGAGATGATGGCTGTTGCAGCCGATGGACCGATGGCCTCTCCTGTGCTTTTCCACAGCCACCATAATGTGTTTTCAATGAGGAGTTTGTACCCCAGATGATGCAAAACGTGTCCCTATTTATAGCCCATTCTAGCCAACCCCCATCTCACTGTTCAATGTCACCTTTTTCATGCGATAGGGGGAATGTAAATCTCGTCTTGAGCTGTCACTCCGGCAGCCCTCCACCCCGCCTGTGCAGCTTTATCTGTAATAACATTAGAATTGTCTTTAATCGGAGGCGTCTTTCTAATCTTAGCTGCCGAATCCCCATCTGGCAGGGAAGTGAATGTGAGtgaattgtttgtgtgtgcgtattagaggaggggaggggggtgatCGCATGCACTGCATGGTGGGAAATGGTGTTCTCTGAAGTCGACTAACTGTCCTGCCATTTTACACTTCCTCCTTCGTGTGActtgttgagtttttttgtgttttttgttgttttttttcccttttgcatGTAATCTTTCACTCCGTGTGACTCTGCTTGGTGATGAAtggactgtgtgactgtgttaaAGCGCTAAGCAGGAGGCACTCCGTGGGATCGGATTCAGATTATAAAGGATTTATGCAGCCCACAACACAGCATCTGCCACATCCATCAGTGCAGCCTGCAGTTGATAAAAACCAAAACCTAAAACGTGCATGAttgctgtgtgctgctgaatgAGAACAGTGGTTTTGTAAATACATTTGCTCACCATGTAACGAACAATAATCAGACTGTAGATATAGTGAAACAGCAAATATACTTCATTTGTACTGTATGAAAGAAATCTGATTTGATTCCTAAAGGCATTACAGTCGACTCCTCAGGCTCTTATCAAGCAGTGACTCTGACACTGGCCTCAGATCTGCCGATGTGGACACAACCTGTATGGAGGCCTGAGTGTGCCCCCAAATAAAGAAGCAAGTTGGACACAAGTGCATTAATAAGCAGCACACCTTGACTGTGATgcaatttgtgttttgtttttttatttattttcattatccaCAGAATTGCAGGTAACAATCCCCTGTGAGTTTCAGAATGTTTATGTTCTGTTGGACGAACACAGTAGAAACTGAATGATTTTGGTGGTAATCTTCAGCCCCTGTACATCTGAGGCTTTAGATAGAATATAAGGGATTGATATGACATGATTAACTCTCTACAGATGGATGTCTCTCCCCACCGTTGCTTTTAATCCATCTTCTTTGACCTCCCCTTACATCTTCCTGCTTCCAGGTagaatgacattttttgttttctgtgctctTCTTCACAGCTGGGAACTGAAACCATTGTCACACATTCGTGACGACAGAAGAACGGCCTGCGACCCGCTGCCCCCGGCGTCAGGGTGCCTTTACCATGGTGACACTAAAAGGTTCATACACTTTACAATAAGCCAGAGGAAGAACTCCTTGTTACAGTCGCATCGCCTCACTTTCAGCAACATCTTGATCACTTTGCTCTCACGACGGCGCTGACCCGGTGCAGCCATGCATCTTGAAGTTAAGGTCGCCCTCAACTTCATCGTGTCCTACCTGTACAACAAGCTGCCTCGGCGTAGAGCTGACCTGTTtggggaggagctggagaggataCTGGTGTCTCGTTTTGAGGGTCACTGGTATCCTGAAGCCCCTCTCAGGGGTTCTGCCTTTCGGTGCATCCACCTGGGAGCACCGAGGGACCCCGTGGTGGAATTGGCCGCCAAGAGAAGTGGACTGGACACAGAGGAAGTGCGTGCAAATGTCCCTGCAGAGCTCAGCGTTTGGATTGACCCCTACGAGGTATCCTACCAGATTGGAGAGAAGGGGGCAGTGAAGGTTCTCTACCTGGAGGACCCTCCAGGCCTCGGCTGTGACAGCGAGAGGGCTGAGGGGGTGATCAGAGAGGGTAAAGGAGAtccagaggcagaggaggccaAGAGTCTGGGCTTTAACCCAGATGCTCAGGTGTTTGTGCCAATTGGAAGCCAGGCGTCTCCTGCCCTCATGCCGTCGCTCTCCAGCTCTCCCACCCCCATGTCTGCCCAGCCCTGTCCCGGGCTCTTCAGCTACCCCAGCTCCAGCACCCCCACCGACCCTGCTGCCCACTCTTCCAACACCTCGACCCCTTCTCCTCCCAGCGGCGGGTTGCCCTACCTCTCCACTCAGCAGCCTCCCTCCGCTCTTCCTGCTGCCCGTCCTCAGCCCATCACCTTCACCACCGCCAGCTTCGCCGCCACGAAATTCGGCTCGACCAAGATGAAGAAGTGCAGTGGGGCTGGATCGGCAGCTAGCTCTGCAGTCGTCATACCTCCTGCCCAGAGAATGCTCTCCCGCTCTCCCACCACCATCTCAGCACCGGAGCTACTCAAGCACAagcccctctccctctccttgcACTCCCTCGGGGGTCCCATCGCCAGCCAGCTCTCCCCCAACGCCAAAGAGTTTGTCTACCCAGGATCCCCAGGCCCCCTTTACTTCGATGCTGACACCCAGCCCATGCAGCCTCATGCCAGCCCATTCCAACCCCCCCACACTGTTAACACCCATCCGTCGTTTGACCCCTTCTCCAGCCCTCCTCCCGCCCAGAGCGTGGGCATCATCGGCAGCAACGGAGGAATCCCCTACATGGAGAAGCCGCCGTTCGTTGAGGGTTTAGGAAGCTACAACCTGCAATATCCTAGCCAGTCCTTCCAGCCTGTTGTGCTGGCCAACTAAGCCTTCATTTGTAATGATGAGAATTGTCGAAGCGGGAGGTGGGACAGTGATGCTCCagctattttcagtttttctaacAAATTGTTCTAATACTAATACAAGTTAAGATTTAGTTTTACTACAAAGATTTAAAACACCACGTACACTGAATAGTCCATGTGATTCGTTTTGTTTCCTCCATAACCCCCAACCCCACCCTGCCCTCGTGTCCATCGTCGTTACTCgtcatgttctgtgtgttggCTGTGATGACAGgagtgggtggggggggagttCCTTTCTACCTTGAGTCGCTGCCAatctctttatgttttattattttgcattgaatgttaatgtgagggactttattgtcattattattgttgtcattatttttatttgtcgACTTTTAGTTTAATGGACTCGGCTCCAGTATAGCTCCATTTTGCACTGCACTGTCATGCTGTGAAAAAGGACCTCGCCAAGTCCTGCAGGGAACGACGGCTGTGGAAAGCTCAGCACTTTGCTCTGCAATCTGCTCTGCCCTACTTGCCACAAatacagagagagggggggctctgctgtctctgtgtgtggagtcctgttctgttttgttgtgtctcaGCGTGATCGAGACTCGTTGTTTGTACGATGGGCCCGTTACCCTTGAAACGCACTCGTGCACAGGCACAATttgactcttgttttttttttttttttttttttttatcacccgGTGTATATTGGAAGCAGTTTATCGTCAGCTGGAATGTGTACATGATGTGGGTTTAAATGAAAAAGAGCAGTGGAGGGAGCAGAAAGGGGAGCGATGGGGTGTTAAGGGAGTGATGTAGTAGAATGTATTGTACCTGTCAGGGGGAAACTGCGGCTGGGAAGGTCGGGGAAACCTTGgtgaatgtggaaaaaaactaATAGATCTTTGCATTTTAAGACAATAACCATGTGCCGTgctgtgcataaaaaaaaaaaaataataataataataataataatatatatatatataatatatatacacacacacacacggggatGTGAGCTGTGGTTTCATACATGGATTCAAATGGACAAACAATGCATACATAGGCAGAAATATGTGCACGTATACACAATTCCCATCAgcagcgcgtgtgtgtgtgaaggtgaaCAGGCGGggaaggagctgagggggagGGGATGCAGCAGTTAAGCAGTAGGGATTGTGATAAATGGCTTAGCATGACTTTGACTATGAAGGAGAGGTTTTTCCTCtgcatggagaggagagaggccgATGGGAGCGGAGGGATGAcgggaggaaaggagagggagagagaagcagctaGAGGGTTCTGCTGCCCCGGTGGCGTCCAGCCCGTATTGGCTTAGAGAACGACACTTTAAAACCCAGGGCACGTTTCTGGTGAGCTTAAATGCTGCTGAAGCCAAACGCTCACACTATTCTCTCGCTCCTCTTGAAATTCCTCGGTGATCTCTGCTCCTGTGGctgtaaacaaaagaaaaaaatgggggaaaaaaaacaaaaacacaatagacATACAGTCCAGGTTGCTCCGTGTCCTTTCCCAGTCGCAGTGATGTGGAcaaagatgaatgttttttacTGGTGTGTGGCTCTTGCTTTATTTGACGGCTCGTCAGGTCCATGGAAGTCTGCCGTTTGTAGCTGTGGTTTGGTGACCAGCCTAGTccgtgctgttgttgtttgtcactACAGGGAAAGGGTAACCCCCAGATGTCCATTCGAGCTGTCCAGCACTTTATTACTGGGCTCCTGATGCTGTGTGTCGCTCACAGACATGAGCTAAACCCATTCCTTTGCCCTCACTTGTCATGTCTGGTCAAGAAACGCTGTAGAGATTCAAAAAGGAGCTTCATTTTTATCCAGATGAAACGCGCTGGTGAGGAGACGCTGTCTGTCGTGTCcgtttatttgaatgttttctagACTTGTACCCATAAGTGTTTTTGTATGAGACGAAACGAGGACCCTTGACTTGTGCTCATGCTGGTTTTGCAATGTGACGGCTCGTCATATGCATgcaagttttctttctttcttcttttcaaggGGATGGGTGGGGAGGCCTCTGTAAATGTTCCGATTGTTAGGGAAAGATGcatttataatttttttgttttgtaatttatttccaatatttctatattttttggtttttgcaAATGGTCACTTACATTTGTATGAGTAAGACATGACAAGTCCaggaatatgtgtgtgtgtatatatatatatgtataaaaaaaaaagttcttatGTTCAGATTCTTTGTTTAGTTTCTTACATGCTGAGGTtattttttcagaaaataacatgaatatatatGCAAACccagacaaaaataaagatgtacAGAATAAAGTATTGAATGTGTATTGTACCTTGTACAGCATTTTGTCTAATAAGACGGGTAAATGTATTCATTCTTCAAGTTGGATTTGGAGTTCAAGATGTGAATGTTTACAGTGAGTTTGTGTAGGAGAAGATGGCCGATCACTTTTTGTCTGTGCTCCCAGGGCAGTCTGACGTAGGcagtacatttaaaaaccaaaaatcTCCACTTTTCAGATTCACTTTTGAGTGCAATGATCATCCTCCCTTTTATGTGAATTAACTGCATATTAAGCAGCCAACAAGCCTATTCCTTTTTCTAAAGAATTCTCTCAAAAGTGAATCCAGATATATTCAAATTTATATGACCACTATGTCCTTTAATCTTATATTATATTTCCAATCAGACTGAACTTTTTCTCACCtcacctttttaatttttttttttctcagtggattatcccccccccccatcagcCTGGTCTTTTGGTCCTGGTACTATAGCCATATCCCAGACTGTCTTTGCTTACACAGATACTCACCCCCTATCCAGTGCAATGTAATGCCATAATTTTAAATTACCCTGAAGGATTCAAGGGGTTACTACCTCTATCTCTGCaccctggagaaaaaaaaaatatatatccagTACATCTTCTCAATAGGAAGACGGTGTTATTGCAGGTTTGGAAGGATGAAGGAAATGAATGTGCTGTGAATGTGATTCTGATCTGTTGTTAGTCGACCCTGTTTGAGATGGCCTGCgggaaaaacaaatgaggagggacttctcattttattttgtgttggaAAAATGTCTTTGGAGAGATCTCTCGGGCTGCAGCTAACGGTTACTGTCATTGCTGATTAATCTGTACAcgtattttgttttgatgaatcAACCAGTTGTCCGGTCTACAAAATATCAGAGCGTGGTTTAAAAAATGTCGATCAATGTGACGccttcaaatgtctgtttttcccCATGTCACtaaggagtaaagaaaccagaacatattcacatttaagaagctggaatcagactgctgacttttttctttttcttttttttttttttttagaaattaCTCAGACCGAACATCAAAATAGCTGCAGCTCTAGAGATCTTTAGTCATATGCATGTTCAGAAAGGCCAAGTGAGTCCTCTTTGTTTACTTCcccacattttcttttagattATCCAGTACAAACGAGGTGTGCCGTCAGATTTCCTCCTCAAACAAATCGGACTCTTGACGTCAGAGATGCAAGGGTGGGAATGGTTATTGTAAAAGCTGGTTCCTCCTTGCATCTTAAAGAGTGACTGGCGGCTCGTGTCTTACACTTAAAGGTCAGATTAGTGTTTCAAACGCGCCACCGGTCGACTCCAGACGCAGGCCATTCTGCAATCAGGGTTGAACATTAGCgaagagggaaaaacaaggaTTTTGTATTCTGATGTCCTTTGCTTATATCGATGTGTGCGTTTTATTTTGCACTTTGGAATATTTCATTGTCATAAAAGAAGTTTATTTTCTATGtcaaaatttaacatttaagagTAAAAATAGATATAATTAAAAGTTCAGATGATGTATAAATATAGTGCTTTCTCTCCTgcctgtattttattatttttcctaTTTTGTATCTGATCTGTACACCCTGTAGATGTGTAATGAATCTTTCACTACTGAAATGCAATGACCTGTTTTCTGTGCTGCCCCTCGGGAATGGGGGGAGTTACTACTGCAGTTTCTTATTGTATCAGATTCTTTTTTAAGTTtgtaataaaaagaaacagattggCAAAAATAAGCATGGAAAATAAGCTATTTGCGTCGTCCTCATTGTTTGTCGCAgagctctgaaaaaaaatgtgaagaatgaTGTAGATATGTAGGCAGCTCAGTACACCATAGTGTCTGCTTCAGCGTCGGAACACATTGCAGATCAGAGATTATGGAAAGTGGATCTGTGTGTCCCTGtttttttgaaggaaaaaaaaaaagacagcctCTGATTGAAATGTGTCCTTATCGCAGTAAACAAACTCAAGTGATGTTTGATCAATAATTCAAAGCTGAGCTGAAATTCTCAAACAGTGAGCAGCCAGATTGCTCACCGCCCACCTCAGCTGGACCCATCCCAGCAGAtattactttatatttcatcatCCAGCcctcggtctgtctgtctgtctgtctgtctgtctgtctgtcttgtgcTGGTGTCTCAGTCGGGGGCAGCCAGCTGTGAGGTTGGCTGGCTCACGTGAACACACTGGGCTGTGCTCTCTACAGTAACATGGAGTGGTGTGACATTAACATGCATGGCCGGCCTCCTCCTtggctctcctctgctctcctccacaTCTTCATCGCCCACTCACTGCAtcccatctccctccctccctccatccctcggCTCACATGTCTTTAACTGCCTCCCtgttctccatctttctccGTCCATCCCCTTGCCGTCTTGTTTGCCctatctcctccctctccctcctcagcacctctcccctccatccttccAACCACCtgatcctccctcctctcctagcttcccccccccctcccgaTTCCCAGAGCCCCTCCCTTGCatcctctttcctttctccatcttccaaacacgcacacacacacacacacacccatcccGCTGGTCTTTGAGGCTGCTGCCGCTGTTACGCAACGCTGCTCCCAGTGTGTCGATGTGATCATTACGCAACATCTCCTACTCCTCTGGAATACTGATGAGCAGCAGGGCCGTGGCAACAAAgggacagaggaaaacaacaaagactgaaaacacactcacatgtaaATGTGCGT contains:
- the LOC119014270 gene encoding protein Tob2, whose product is MHLEVKVALNFIVSYLYNKLPRRRADLFGEELERILVSRFEGHWYPEAPLRGSAFRCIHLGAPRDPVVELAAKRSGLDTEEVRANVPAELSVWIDPYEVSYQIGEKGAVKVLYLEDPPGLGCDSERAEGVIREGKGDPEAEEAKSLGFNPDAQVFVPIGSQASPALMPSLSSSPTPMSAQPCPGLFSYPSSSTPTDPAAHSSNTSTPSPPSGGLPYLSTQQPPSALPAARPQPITFTTASFAATKFGSTKMKKCSGAGSAASSAVVIPPAQRMLSRSPTTISAPELLKHKPLSLSLHSLGGPIASQLSPNAKEFVYPGSPGPLYFDADTQPMQPHASPFQPPHTVNTHPSFDPFSSPPPAQSVGIIGSNGGIPYMEKPPFVEGLGSYNLQYPSQSFQPVVLAN